Proteins co-encoded in one Elusimicrobiota bacterium genomic window:
- the nuoB gene encoding NADH-quinone oxidoreductase subunit NuoB → MSFKNRVLTKSLFVFHAACSPCNNCDIEILDALTPRFDLERFGVQLVGSPRHADVLLVTGAVNKKVVHRIKKLYEQVAKPCFVLAIGGCACSEILFKDSYNTCGPVDKIIPVDVYVPGCPPKPEAIISGILKLIDRLNKKG, encoded by the coding sequence ATGAGTTTCAAAAATAGAGTATTAACTAAATCGCTTTTTGTTTTTCACGCTGCTTGCAGCCCTTGCAACAACTGTGATATAGAAATTTTAGATGCTTTAACTCCAAGATTTGATCTAGAAAGGTTTGGCGTTCAGCTGGTTGGTTCGCCTAGGCATGCAGACGTATTGCTTGTTACCGGGGCTGTCAATAAAAAGGTAGTTCATAGAATAAAAAAATTATACGAACAGGTAGCAAAACCATGCTTCGTTCTGGCCATAGGCGGGTGCGCTTGCTCGGAAATCTTGTTCAAAGATTCATATAATACCTGCGGGCCTGTTGATAAAATAATCCCGGTTGATGTGTACGTTCCCGGATGCCCTCCGAAACCTGAAGCTATAATTTCAGGGATTCTTAAACTTATAGATAGACTGAACAAAAAAGGGTGA
- a CDS encoding NADH-quinone oxidoreductase subunit H has protein sequence MIDFLLYFFIFPGFLFLTVSGMFVSWIDRKISARIQWRIGPPLLQPLYDVIKLMYKESVIPDKGNTWVFVLSPLMAFFSIILISNLLIITWFNPYTGFVGDLIVLIYLMAMPSIASIMGASASNNPFASVGASREIKSILGYELPFILSIIVPIIKSKSVALGHIILSQQQAVSYIFNFSGFLAFFVAILCIQAKMGLIPFDTAEAETEIVSGNYIEYSGPFLALWKLSKMMMLIIGPLFIVALFWSGGSWFTIPIKYSIIILILFLIKNTNPRLRIDQSIRFFWEFLFLIASLAIVLAVLGY, from the coding sequence ATGATAGATTTTTTGCTGTATTTTTTTATTTTTCCGGGCTTTCTTTTTCTTACAGTTTCAGGAATGTTTGTATCCTGGATTGACAGGAAAATAAGCGCCAGGATTCAATGGAGAATAGGGCCTCCTTTATTGCAGCCATTGTACGATGTAATTAAACTGATGTATAAAGAAAGTGTTATACCGGATAAGGGCAATACTTGGGTTTTTGTATTGTCTCCTTTAATGGCTTTTTTTTCCATCATTCTTATTTCAAATCTTTTGATTATAACCTGGTTTAATCCTTATACGGGTTTTGTAGGGGATTTAATAGTTTTGATTTATCTTATGGCAATGCCTTCAATAGCGTCAATAATGGGTGCCTCGGCCTCAAATAATCCATTCGCTTCTGTTGGCGCCAGCCGTGAAATTAAGTCTATTCTCGGATATGAGCTCCCGTTCATTCTAAGTATAATCGTCCCCATTATTAAATCGAAAAGTGTTGCTTTAGGACATATTATTTTATCACAGCAGCAAGCAGTTTCCTATATTTTTAATTTTTCGGGGTTTTTAGCGTTTTTTGTCGCAATACTTTGCATTCAGGCAAAAATGGGTTTAATTCCTTTTGATACGGCCGAAGCAGAAACAGAAATAGTTTCAGGAAATTACATAGAATATTCTGGCCCTTTTCTTGCATTATGGAAATTAAGCAAAATGATGATGCTAATAATTGGGCCCTTGTTTATCGTAGCATTATTCTGGAGCGGGGGGAGCTGGTTTACAATACCAATAAAATATTCAATTATTATCCTGATTCTTTTTTTAATAAAAAATACCAATCCTCGTTTAAGAATTGATCAATCAATAAGGTTTTTTTGGGAATTTTTATTCTTAATTGCTTCTTTGGCAATTGTATTGGCAGTTTTAGGGTATTAA
- a CDS encoding 4Fe-4S ferredoxin: MKKLFIDLEKCYKCKKCTAKCNYYYHPDNNGYVRLLALAAQEHVCRRCDNAPCVASCPWEALEKREDGMLDRHSMRCTSCKSCTVSCPFGVIYPEIVEYKTTMCDYCFDRSDNNVPPICVTTCKENALEWTEVKEDPSKEIYAVRGGKYFVYTVKWKKDK; the protein is encoded by the coding sequence ATGAAAAAATTATTTATTGATTTGGAAAAATGTTATAAATGCAAAAAATGCACTGCCAAATGCAATTACTATTATCATCCGGATAATAACGGTTATGTTCGTCTTTTAGCTCTTGCTGCGCAGGAGCATGTATGCAGAAGGTGTGATAACGCTCCTTGCGTCGCTTCATGCCCTTGGGAAGCTTTAGAAAAAAGGGAAGACGGAATGCTGGACAGGCATTCTATGCGCTGTACGTCCTGCAAATCTTGTACAGTAAGCTGCCCTTTCGGAGTGATTTATCCTGAAATTGTGGAATATAAAACAACTATGTGCGATTATTGTTTTGACCGTTCAGATAATAATGTTCCTCCGATTTGCGTTACTACCTGCAAAGAAAATGCTCTTGAATGGACCGAAGTAAAGGAAGACCCGTCAAAAGAGATTTATGCGGTTAGAGGCGGAAAATATTTTGTCTACACTGTAAAGTGGAAAAAAGATAAATGA
- a CDS encoding FAD/NAD(P)-binding protein has product MFKSPYKLIPAKLEDIIEESPVIKTFVIRPGEKFSFSTGQFVELAIPGSGEAPFTPSSSPIETETIDITIMKAGRLTSQLHNLSPGATLGLRGPYGNGYPVEKFYDKEVLILGGGVGMAPLRSFLLTLISQIKKFKKIILCYGSRTPEDIIYKKQFDEWEKIKGLEILRSVDKCTIGAWNETVGVVTCLLDQVKVDFENSVAVVCGPPIMMKFGTMKLLEIGFKPEDIYLSMEQNMSCGIGKCGHCQLGPYFVCKDGPVFTYDQIKNIPDPFA; this is encoded by the coding sequence ATGTTTAAAAGCCCTTATAAACTCATACCTGCAAAATTGGAAGATATAATAGAAGAATCTCCCGTTATAAAAACATTTGTAATAAGACCGGGCGAGAAATTCAGTTTTTCAACCGGACAATTTGTTGAATTGGCAATACCCGGCTCAGGCGAAGCGCCATTTACGCCTTCCTCTTCACCGATAGAAACAGAAACCATTGATATTACGATAATGAAAGCCGGCCGCTTAACAAGCCAGCTTCACAATCTTTCTCCGGGTGCGACGCTAGGATTAAGAGGCCCTTACGGAAACGGTTATCCGGTAGAAAAATTTTATGATAAAGAGGTTCTTATTCTAGGCGGCGGAGTCGGCATGGCACCGCTGAGATCGTTTCTTTTAACTCTAATTTCTCAAATAAAGAAATTCAAAAAAATTATCCTTTGTTATGGTTCACGAACTCCGGAAGATATCATTTATAAAAAGCAGTTTGATGAATGGGAAAAAATAAAGGGGCTGGAAATTCTAAGAAGCGTTGATAAATGCACAATAGGCGCTTGGAATGAAACCGTGGGAGTAGTAACCTGCCTGCTTGATCAGGTGAAGGTTGATTTTGAAAATTCCGTTGCGGTTGTATGCGGGCCTCCCATCATGATGAAGTTTGGAACCATGAAACTTTTGGAAATAGGTTTTAAACCGGAAGATATCTATCTTTCCATGGAGCAGAATATGTCTTGCGGGATCGGCAAATGCGGCCACTGTCAGCTTGGTCCTTATTTTGTCTGCAAAGACGGCCCCGTATTTACTTATGACCAAATAAAAAATATTCCGGATCCTTTCGCATGA
- a CDS encoding 4Fe-4S dicluster domain-containing protein — translation MSLYYITNSNWTHFLQTLLRQFNTYAPIKQSPEISFWQRITTENLSQIVLDSYRVLHPTKGFFSPVKEEVTTEPQTKKTIILGLKGCDLGHIKTLDAMFLGGKIKDPYYENKRKNTILISSDCEEYAPSCFCTSMEGKPYPTEGFDMNLTSLRGGFLVQAGSLVCENLILDRKRLFQDPQPYHLKEREDIRNRMTQSVMQNNKDFTWDNPRSIVQNNFDSQQWKAFVAPTCVECDACRFICGTCYCFIMAESKKKWERTRTWDSCQSAGYGRVAGGANPRKTRFERLRNFYICKLFYRPENFNFYACTGCGRCIDVCQGKIDIRKSLQKIIMEP, via the coding sequence ATGTCTCTTTATTACATTACCAATTCCAACTGGACACATTTTCTGCAAACCCTGTTAAGACAATTCAATACTTATGCCCCGATTAAACAATCTCCCGAAATATCATTCTGGCAAAGAATAACAACTGAAAATCTTTCCCAGATTGTACTGGACAGTTATAGAGTATTGCATCCAACCAAAGGATTTTTTTCCCCGGTAAAAGAAGAAGTTACAACCGAACCCCAAACTAAAAAGACAATAATTTTAGGGCTTAAGGGCTGCGATCTCGGCCATATTAAAACTTTGGATGCCATGTTTTTGGGAGGAAAAATTAAGGACCCTTATTACGAAAACAAGAGAAAAAATACCATTCTAATATCTTCTGATTGCGAAGAATATGCCCCAAGCTGTTTTTGCACTTCTATGGAAGGCAAACCCTATCCTACTGAAGGTTTTGATATGAATTTAACTTCTCTGAGAGGCGGATTTCTAGTTCAGGCCGGAAGCTTAGTGTGCGAGAACTTGATTCTAGACAGAAAAAGGCTTTTTCAGGACCCGCAGCCGTATCATCTTAAAGAAAGGGAAGATATTAGGAACAGGATGACTCAAAGCGTTATGCAAAATAATAAGGATTTTACGTGGGATAATCCCCGCAGCATAGTTCAGAATAATTTTGATTCACAGCAATGGAAAGCTTTCGTTGCCCCGACCTGCGTGGAATGCGACGCCTGCAGATTTATTTGCGGGACCTGCTATTGCTTTATAATGGCCGAATCCAAGAAGAAGTGGGAAAGAACTCGAACCTGGGATTCCTGCCAGTCGGCTGGCTACGGCAGAGTGGCCGGAGGAGCAAATCCTCGCAAAACAAGATTTGAGCGTTTAAGAAATTTTTATATATGTAAACTTTTCTACAGGCCGGAAAATTTTAATTTTTATGCGTGCACGGGGTGCGGAAGATGCATAGATGTATGCCAGGGTAAAATAGATATAAGAAAAAGCCTTCAAAAAATTATTATGGAGCCGTAA
- the fusA gene encoding elongation factor G, with translation MKNYNTQDLRNVCLVGSQGSGKTSLAESILFNANIINRIGKIEEGNTVCDYTDEEIKRKISINLSVSFLEHKEKKINILTAPGYADFSGELYAGLTICEAAILVISADTGVTPIVEDIWEYLESKNIPTVIFLNKLDKENLDFKVILAFLKEKLSRNIVDLEVPDSTGNSFSADINLLDEKIPEEDIPFKNTMIEDISSGDDSLTEEFLEGKEISPEKLKATLKKEILERKAFPLLCGSATKNIGIKELMDFIVEYLPSPQINSKDSKLNALVFKTLSEPGMGRINMVKVFNGKLQAGKDVYNYTKKTNERIGQISLIQGKKRTDVTEVDTGDIVALLKLKDVRTNDTLCEEKNSPEIRHIDFPEPLYDRSITAKTKAENEKLGNALSILMLENPSIKHVFNPETKEIVISGTGSMQMEIIASKIKSQYNIEVELNTPRVPFKETIHGKAEGQGKYKRQSGGRGQYGDCWLKVEPLERGKGFEFVDKIVGGVIPKNYIPAIGKGVKEAMEQGVLAGYPVIDIRVTVFDGTFHEVDSSDMAFKIAGAIALRKVVGEAKPVLLEPIMDVEVRVPSDYMGAIMGDLNSRRGRIIGMDKSGRKEVIKAKVPLAEMFQYSTDLRSLAKGSGRFNMKFSTYEEAPFEVTKPIIDHFQKSKTVEEEK, from the coding sequence ATGAAAAATTATAACACTCAGGATTTACGTAATGTCTGTTTAGTCGGCTCCCAGGGAAGCGGTAAGACATCGCTCGCAGAATCAATACTTTTCAATGCAAATATTATAAATAGAATAGGTAAAATTGAGGAAGGTAATACTGTTTGCGATTATACTGACGAAGAAATAAAAAGGAAAATATCAATAAACTTAAGCGTTTCTTTTCTTGAACATAAAGAAAAAAAAATAAATATTTTGACTGCGCCCGGCTATGCCGATTTTTCAGGCGAGCTTTATGCCGGATTAACAATTTGTGAAGCAGCGATACTTGTTATAAGCGCTGATACGGGAGTAACTCCTATAGTTGAAGACATCTGGGAATATCTTGAATCGAAAAACATTCCCACAGTTATATTTCTAAACAAACTTGACAAAGAAAATCTTGATTTTAAGGTTATCCTTGCTTTTTTAAAAGAAAAGTTAAGCCGCAATATTGTTGATTTGGAAGTCCCTGACTCAACCGGGAATAGCTTTTCTGCGGATATAAATCTTTTAGATGAAAAAATACCCGAAGAAGACATCCCTTTTAAAAATACCATGATTGAAGATATTTCCTCAGGGGACGATTCTCTCACCGAAGAATTTCTGGAAGGAAAAGAAATATCTCCTGAAAAATTAAAAGCAACTTTGAAAAAGGAAATATTGGAAAGAAAAGCATTCCCCCTGCTTTGCGGAAGCGCAACGAAAAACATCGGAATCAAGGAATTAATGGATTTTATAGTTGAATATCTTCCTTCCCCGCAAATTAATTCGAAAGATTCAAAACTGAATGCCTTAGTTTTTAAAACTTTAAGCGAGCCGGGAATGGGACGAATAAATATGGTAAAAGTTTTCAACGGAAAACTTCAGGCAGGAAAAGATGTATATAATTACACCAAAAAAACTAATGAAAGAATAGGCCAAATTTCTTTGATACAGGGAAAAAAGAGAACCGATGTAACCGAAGTTGATACGGGAGATATTGTAGCTTTGCTGAAACTAAAGGATGTCCGCACAAATGATACTTTGTGCGAAGAAAAAAACAGCCCTGAAATCAGGCATATAGATTTTCCCGAACCCTTATATGACCGTTCCATAACCGCTAAAACTAAGGCTGAAAACGAAAAACTCGGGAACGCTCTTTCAATATTAATGCTTGAAAATCCATCAATTAAACACGTATTTAACCCTGAAACTAAAGAAATAGTAATTTCGGGCACGGGTAGTATGCAAATGGAAATTATCGCAAGTAAAATAAAATCTCAATATAACATTGAAGTGGAATTAAATACGCCTAGAGTCCCGTTTAAGGAGACAATACACGGAAAAGCCGAAGGACAAGGAAAATATAAAAGACAGTCCGGCGGCAGAGGCCAGTACGGAGATTGCTGGTTAAAAGTTGAGCCCTTAGAAAGAGGCAAGGGTTTTGAATTTGTTGATAAAATTGTCGGCGGAGTAATACCCAAAAACTATATTCCGGCTATTGGAAAAGGCGTTAAAGAAGCTATGGAACAAGGAGTTTTAGCCGGCTATCCCGTTATTGACATCAGAGTAACCGTTTTTGACGGCACATTCCATGAAGTTGATTCTTCTGATATGGCATTTAAGATTGCCGGCGCCATAGCTTTAAGAAAAGTTGTCGGAGAAGCAAAACCTGTCCTTCTTGAACCTATTATGGATGTTGAAGTAAGGGTTCCCAGCGACTATATGGGTGCCATAATGGGAGACTTAAATTCCCGAAGAGGAAGAATTATCGGTATGGATAAATCCGGAAGAAAAGAAGTTATCAAAGCAAAAGTCCCTTTAGCTGAGATGTTTCAATATTCTACTGATTTAAGATCTCTTGCAAAAGGGAGCGGCAGGTTTAATATGAAATTTTCAACTTATGAAGAAGCCCCTTTTGAAGTTACCAAGCCCATAATTGATCACTTTCAGAAATCCAAAACTGTAGAAGAAGAAAAATAG
- a CDS encoding electron transfer flavoprotein subunit alpha codes for MPNQINVLPEKCIGCGICVESCPFGAISLVERSDKKIKLAVIDMHKCTFCGACIESCKKFGAIVMVKEEPIKLDKNPSHYKGVWIYAEQRHGEISPIVYELLNEGRVLADKLGVPLSAILIGDNIKSKADNLIQHGADKVYVFDDPVFIEFQDDSYSDILSHLVETEKPEIVLMGATNIGRSFASRVAAKIYTGLTADCTALDIDPKTKNLMQTRPAFGGNIMATILTPRHRPQMATVRHKVFKPSKKDENRKGEIIVRKIDNKKIINRTKFLGFIKDTSSKVNLADANIICSGGRGLGNPEGFRLIEELAECLGGAVGSSRAAVDAGWIPYSHQVGQTGRTVAPKVYFACGISGQIQHQVGMSAADVIVAINKDPECPMMKMATFALEGNLYEIIPWIIKEVKRSRCEA; via the coding sequence ATGCCAAATCAAATCAATGTGCTTCCGGAAAAATGCATAGGCTGCGGAATATGTGTTGAAAGCTGCCCTTTTGGGGCTATTAGTTTAGTAGAAAGATCCGACAAAAAGATAAAATTAGCCGTAATTGATATGCATAAATGCACTTTTTGCGGCGCCTGCATTGAATCCTGCAAGAAATTCGGCGCTATCGTAATGGTAAAAGAAGAACCCATTAAACTGGACAAAAATCCTTCTCATTACAAAGGTGTTTGGATATACGCAGAACAAAGGCATGGTGAGATTTCTCCCATTGTGTATGAATTACTCAATGAAGGCAGAGTCCTGGCAGATAAACTAGGAGTTCCTTTAAGCGCTATATTAATTGGTGATAATATTAAATCCAAGGCTGATAATCTGATTCAGCATGGCGCAGATAAGGTTTATGTTTTTGATGATCCGGTATTCATTGAATTCCAGGACGATTCCTATAGTGATATTTTGTCGCATCTTGTAGAAACTGAAAAACCTGAAATAGTTTTAATGGGAGCCACAAATATCGGGCGCTCTTTTGCATCGCGTGTTGCGGCGAAAATTTATACCGGCCTTACCGCTGACTGCACAGCCCTGGATATTGACCCTAAAACGAAAAACTTGATGCAGACAAGGCCTGCCTTCGGCGGGAATATTATGGCAACCATTCTTACGCCCAGGCATCGCCCTCAGATGGCTACTGTAAGGCATAAAGTATTTAAACCGTCAAAAAAGGATGAAAACAGAAAAGGGGAAATTATTGTTCGTAAAATTGATAACAAAAAAATAATTAACAGGACCAAATTTTTAGGATTTATTAAGGATACTTCATCTAAGGTTAACCTTGCAGATGCCAATATTATATGTTCAGGAGGCAGGGGGCTGGGTAATCCAGAAGGCTTTAGGCTGATTGAAGAACTCGCTGAATGTTTGGGCGGGGCTGTGGGGTCTTCACGGGCTGCGGTTGACGCGGGCTGGATACCATATTCTCATCAGGTAGGCCAAACCGGCCGGACAGTGGCTCCAAAAGTCTATTTTGCATGCGGGATTTCAGGTCAGATTCAGCATCAGGTTGGAATGAGCGCCGCAGATGTAATAGTTGCAATAAATAAGGATCCGGAATGCCCTATGATGAAAATGGCAACTTTTGCTTTGGAAGGAAACTTATACGAAATCATTCCTTGGATAATAAAAGAGGTAAAAAGATCGCGCTGCGAAGCATAA
- a CDS encoding electron transfer flavoprotein subunit beta/FixA family protein, translated as MQIIVCVKQVPNTTNVQIDSTTGTLKREGVESIINPFDEYAIEEAVRLKEKNGGKTTVITMGPPQAETALREALARGIDNAVLITDRAFAGADTWATSYTLAQAIKTLGQYDLIICGKQATDGDTAQVGPGIAEMLDIPHVAYVKKIEEIKQDSIKVERMMEDGYDLIEMPLPAVITVVKEINTPRIPSLRGMMNAKKAEILKLDAAKINAKKENIGLTGSPTQVMKIFSPPPRPGGEKLNGSIQEMAQKLVSKLRNHQLI; from the coding sequence ATGCAAATAATAGTCTGCGTAAAACAAGTTCCAAATACTACGAATGTACAAATAGATTCAACTACAGGGACACTTAAAAGAGAAGGTGTGGAATCTATCATAAATCCTTTTGACGAATATGCTATTGAAGAAGCGGTCAGGTTAAAAGAAAAAAATGGCGGCAAAACTACTGTAATTACAATGGGGCCACCCCAGGCAGAAACAGCTTTGAGGGAAGCTTTAGCCCGGGGCATAGATAACGCTGTACTCATTACGGACAGAGCATTTGCCGGAGCAGATACTTGGGCAACTTCTTACACTTTGGCACAAGCAATAAAAACCTTAGGCCAGTATGACCTTATTATTTGCGGGAAACAGGCAACTGACGGAGACACCGCGCAGGTTGGGCCCGGAATTGCAGAAATGCTTGATATACCTCATGTTGCTTATGTAAAGAAAATTGAGGAAATCAAACAGGATTCAATAAAAGTTGAACGCATGATGGAAGACGGCTATGACTTAATTGAAATGCCCTTGCCGGCAGTGATAACAGTTGTTAAAGAAATAAATACGCCAAGAATTCCTTCCTTAAGAGGAATGATGAACGCGAAAAAAGCCGAAATATTAAAATTGGATGCTGCAAAAATTAATGCAAAAAAAGAAAATATCGGTTTAACCGGTTCTCCTACTCAGGTAATGAAAATTTTTAGCCCGCCTCCGAGGCCGGGGGGAGAAAAGCTTAATGGATCTATTCAGGAAATGGCACAAAAGCTTGTCTCTAAACTTAGAAATCATCAGTTGATATAA
- a CDS encoding acyl-CoA dehydrogenase family protein encodes MEYFLTDEQKMIVEIARKIAQEKIKPVREHYDETGEFPWPIIREFAQADLCGTYIPQEYGGFGQGVFSLVLLTEELCKVDGGIALALTATALGTLPILIGGSLEQKKKYLPDIASGKKLAAFGLTEAEAGSDATGMRTTAKKEGDYYILNGTKCFITNAGDAEIYTVFAKTSPERGARGISCFILEKGMPGFDFGKKENKMGIRASSTRELIFNNCKVPKENLVGKEGHGLIIAQATLDASRPGVAAQALGIAAGALEEAIAYSRTRIQFGQPISSFQGIQHMLADMATEVEAARCLLYAAARMMDANPGKRTTKESAMCKLYASEVAMRVTTNAVQVFGGYGYMKEYPVEKMMRDAKITQLYEGTSQIQRNEIALALIKEAAAKK; translated from the coding sequence ATGGAGTATTTTCTTACAGATGAACAGAAAATGATAGTCGAAATTGCTAGAAAAATTGCCCAGGAAAAAATTAAACCTGTACGGGAGCATTACGATGAAACAGGAGAGTTCCCTTGGCCAATAATAAGGGAATTTGCTCAAGCAGACCTTTGCGGTACATATATTCCCCAGGAATACGGAGGATTTGGACAAGGAGTATTTTCTTTAGTTTTATTAACAGAAGAGCTATGCAAAGTTGACGGAGGCATTGCTCTCGCTTTAACAGCTACTGCCCTGGGAACTCTTCCTATACTTATCGGCGGAAGCTTAGAGCAAAAGAAAAAATATCTTCCTGATATAGCTTCCGGTAAAAAATTGGCCGCTTTTGGCTTAACCGAAGCTGAAGCCGGTTCGGATGCTACTGGAATGAGAACTACAGCAAAAAAAGAAGGAGATTACTATATACTGAACGGAACCAAGTGTTTTATTACTAATGCCGGAGACGCAGAAATTTATACAGTTTTTGCTAAAACAAGCCCGGAAAGAGGCGCAAGAGGAATTTCGTGCTTTATTTTGGAAAAAGGCATGCCCGGATTTGATTTTGGGAAAAAAGAAAATAAGATGGGCATAAGAGCTTCTTCCACCAGAGAACTGATTTTTAATAACTGCAAGGTTCCTAAAGAAAATTTGGTGGGGAAAGAAGGCCATGGCTTGATTATTGCCCAAGCTACTCTTGATGCTTCCAGGCCGGGTGTAGCCGCACAAGCTTTGGGAATTGCGGCTGGGGCACTTGAAGAAGCTATAGCGTATTCAAGAACCAGAATACAGTTTGGACAACCGATATCTTCGTTCCAGGGAATACAACATATGCTTGCGGATATGGCAACAGAAGTTGAAGCTGCGCGCTGCCTGCTTTATGCCGCGGCAAGAATGATGGATGCCAATCCCGGTAAAAGAACAACAAAAGAATCAGCGATGTGCAAATTATATGCTTCGGAAGTAGCCATGAGAGTTACAACAAATGCGGTGCAGGTTTTTGGCGGATACGGATATATGAAAGAATATCCTGTAGAAAAAATGATGAGAGATGCCAAAATTACTCAGCTTTATGAAGGAACCAGCCAGATTCAGCGCAACGAAATCGCACTTGCTTTAATTAAGGAAGCAGCTGCTAAAAAATAG
- the rnc gene encoding ribonuclease III: protein MLSDLKQVQKIIGIKFKDIGLLKRALTHKSYLAGATLNEYNERMEFLGDSILSSASADFLYHKYPEQHEGKLSQLKSQIVSSQNLSKWARGLKLGNFIYMSKSEEANGGRQRDGLLCDTIEAIIAAIYLDSGYQAAKDFILEHLSKQKRVIISDSKSRLQERIQSEHRTLPEYKVISETGPDHKKFFEIGVYLKKRLLGSGAGKSKKEAQQAAAKNAIKTITKK from the coding sequence ATGTTGAGTGATTTAAAGCAAGTACAAAAAATAATCGGTATAAAATTTAAAGATATCGGATTATTGAAAAGAGCGCTGACGCATAAGTCTTATCTCGCTGGAGCAACTTTAAACGAGTATAATGAGCGCATGGAATTTCTCGGGGATAGTATCTTATCCTCAGCTTCTGCGGATTTTCTTTATCACAAATATCCTGAACAACACGAAGGAAAACTTTCCCAGTTAAAATCCCAGATTGTTTCAAGTCAGAATCTGTCCAAATGGGCAAGAGGGCTTAAACTGGGGAATTTTATATATATGAGCAAATCGGAAGAAGCGAACGGAGGCAGGCAAAGAGACGGTCTTTTATGCGATACAATTGAAGCAATAATAGCTGCGATTTATCTTGATTCAGGCTATCAGGCTGCCAAAGATTTTATCCTAGAACATCTTTCCAAGCAAAAAAGAGTGATTATCAGCGATTCAAAAAGCAGGCTGCAGGAACGTATCCAATCCGAACACAGAACATTACCGGAATATAAAGTTATCAGTGAAACGGGGCCGGATCACAAGAAATTTTTTGAAATAGGAGTATATCTAAAGAAAAGATTACTGGGCTCAGGTGCAGGAAAGTCTAAAAAGGAAGCCCAGCAGGCTGCAGCAAAAAATGCGATAAAAACGATAACAAAAAAGTAA